In the Ornithodoros turicata isolate Travis unplaced genomic scaffold, ASM3712646v1 ctg00000850.1, whole genome shotgun sequence genome, one interval contains:
- the LOC135375305 gene encoding uncharacterized protein LOC135375305, with protein sequence MGISDEVLILRILQVALVGDAARWLRLQSRFTSLQDFKQRFKNEFLPPDYEYRILEELHKRTQHPDETLAEFVRALQELYSRAEPTATEQQRVARAIRQCHPRFRPYLRAHRFDSLEAWAQEARTIQGDLLAELEYRPPPPPEWALEPRCAWSAGAASVERLPAVGQDEHHRNPYAEPSRRAIDPFRHGQRAIPAGTSHDRPVLPNYREAAGTAASAAPAAAKVRRLLELRQPRTFPSGLSAPRAEYP encoded by the exons atgggaatctcagaCGAGGTCTTGATcctacgcatcctgcaggttgctttggtaggagacgccgcccgctggcttcgactgcagtcgagattcacgtccttgcaggacttcaagcagcggtttaaaaacgaattccttcccccggattacgaatatcgtatcctggaggagctgcacaaacgtactcagcatccagatgagacgTTGGCAGAATTCGTACGGGCCCTGCAAGAGCTGTACAGCAGAGCAGAACCAACTGCAACAGAGCAGCAGCGAGTagcacgggctatccgtcagtgccacccccgcttccggccctaccttcgagcccatcgctttgatAGTCTTGAAGCGTGGGCGCAGGAGGCTCGTACCATACAGGGCGACCTCCTAGCCGAACTCGAAtatcggcccccgccgccgcctgaatGGGCGTTAGAACcacgctgtgcgtggtcagcgggagcagcctcggtcgaacgcctacCTGCAGTGGGACAGGATGAGCACCACCGCAATCCTTATGCGGAGCCATCCCGCCGAGCAATTGATCCCTTCCGTCATGGacagagggcgatccccgcaggaacgagccatgACAGACCCGTCCTGCCTAATTATCGTG AGGCAGCGGGAACGGCAGCGTCTGCCGCGCCCGCAGCCGCAAAGGTCCgtcggctgttggaattgcggcagccccgAACATTTCCGTCGGGACTGTCCGCACCGAGGGCCGAatacccgtaa